The Argentina anserina chromosome 3, drPotAnse1.1, whole genome shotgun sequence genome includes a region encoding these proteins:
- the LOC126787730 gene encoding U3 snoRNP-associated protein-like EMB2271 produces MNRAKKRGGGGGGRGSAPKGARKRQPSFKEDPFFTNASKKRLKHDEDIRSDESSDEDRNDAAVGAGSGDEDGEEEAAAEEIIEETPGEKKLRLTKEYLNRLREQDRRKKEDEGDDSDDDSLKEGERDSLVAKVLQQQQLQDSGRLRRSIASRVQKPEATDEFQNLVNHRQSVTAVVLSDDDLRGFSASKDGTIFHWDVDSGKKEKYQWPSDKVLKSHGVKDPLGRATKHSKQMLALAISSDGRYLASGGLDHHIHLWDTRTRQHVQAFPGHRGPVSCLTFRQGSSELFSGSYDRTIKIWNAEDRTYINTLYGHQGEVLSMDCLRKERVLTVGHDRSMMLFKVPEESRLVFRAPACSLECCSFISNDEFLSGSDDGSVELWTMLRKKPVCIVKNAHPSLAAHKEVEQKDGNTVPNGHIESYNCSSTFSWISSVTSCRGSDLAASGAGNGFVRLWSIESESNAIQPLHNLPMVGFVNSLAIAKSGGFVVAGVGKEPRLGRWGLIPAAQNGVAIHSLKLSSDTN; encoded by the exons ATGAACAGGGCCAAGAAgcgcggcggcggcggcggaggaagaGGCTCAGCTCCCAAAGGAGCCAGAAAGCGGCAGCCTTCCTTCAAAGAAGACCCATTCTTCACGAACGCTTCGAAGAAGCGGCTGAAACACGACGAGGACATTCGCAGCGACGAGTCTTCGGATGAGGACCGGAACGACGCCGCCGTCGGGGCAGGTAGTGGTGACGAGGACGGGGAGGAggaggcggcggcggaggagatTATAGAGGAGACTCCCGGGGAGAAAAAGCTGAGGCTGACGAAGGAGTATCTCAATAGGCTGAGAGAGCAGGATAGGAGGAAGAAGGAGGATGAGGGTGACGACAGCGATGACGACAGCTTGAAGGAAGGGGAGAGGGACTCGCTTGTGGCTAAGGTtctgcagcagcagcagctccAGGACAGCGGCCGCCTCCGCCGCTCCATTGCTTCTAG GGTTCAGAAGCCAGAAGCTACTGATGAATTTCAGAACTTAGTGAACCATCGCCAATCTGTCACCGCGGTTGTTCTCTCTGACGATGACTTGAGAGGTTTCTCAGCATCTAAGGACGGCACGATTTTTCATTGGGATGTAGATAGTGGGAAAAAGGAGAAGTATCAGTGGCCCAGTGACAAAGTGTTAAAGTCCCATGGGGTCAAGGATCCACTAGGTCGAGCTACAAAGCATAGTAAACAAATGTTAGCACTTGCAATTAGTTCTGATGGTCGGTATTTGGCGAGTGGAGGATTGGATCACCATATTCATTTGTGGGATACTCGTACCAGACAGCATGTTCAG GCTTTTCCAGGTCACAGGGGACCTGTATCATGTTTAACTTTCAGGCAAGGGAGTTCAGAACTCTTTTCAGGTTCATATGATCGAACAATTAAGATATGGAATGCGGAGGATAGAACTTACATAAATACATTATATGGTCACCAAGGTGAAGTATTATCTATGGATTGCCTACGAAAAGAACGGGTTTTGACTGTTGGACATGATCGAAGTATGATGTTATTCAAG GTTCCGGAGGAGTCACGTTTAGTATTCCGGGCCCCTGCATGCTCATTGGAGTGTTGCTCTTTTATTAGCAATGACGAATTCTTATCTGGCTCTGATGATGGAAGTGTTGAGCTCTGGACCATGCTGCGAAAGAAGCCCGTATGCATAGTTAAAAATGCTCATCCTTCATTGGCTGCACACAAAGAAGTTGAACAAAAGGATGGTAATACAGTCCCCAATGGTCACATAG AAAGTTACAACTGTTCTTCAACCTTCTCTTGGATCAGTTCAGTCACTTCTTGTAGAGGCAGTGACCTTGCCGCATCAGGAGCTGGTAATGGCTTCGTTCGTTTATGGTCTATCGAAAGTGAGAGCAATGCCATTCAGCCCTTGCACAATCTCCCTATG GTTGGATTTGTTAATTCATTAGCTATTGCCAAATCTGGAGGCTTTGTAGTTGCAGGAGTTGGAAAG GAACCTCGTTTAGGGAGGTGGGGACTTATCCCAGCTGCTCAGAATGGAGTTGCAATCCACTCCCTTAAGCTTTCATCGGATACAAACTAG
- the LOC126789208 gene encoding uncharacterized protein LOC126789208, whose amino-acid sequence MFWRMAGLSTASPVETILDKDNFTLEELLDEDEIIQECKALNGRLINFLRERVQVEQLIRYIVEEAPEDAEKRRTFKFPFMACEIFTCEVDIILKTLVEDEELMKLLFSFLEPNHSHSTLLAGYFSKVVVCLLLRKAVPFLHYIQGHQDIVKKLVDLIGITSIMEVLIRLVGADEHMYSNYMEAMHWIQETDVLEMIVDKFSSSDSPEVHANAAETLCAITRFAPPGLSTKISSPSFIGRLFRHALEDSRPKSVLVNSLSVCISLLDPRRLTVGTYQMYGRQMTHGSTVTANPETVVGMLESLGNLLKLLDVSSVDNTLLTTYGKLQPPLGKHRLKVVEFISVLLTVGSEAAEKELVSLGAVQRILDLFFKYPYNNFVHHHIENIIVSCLESKNAPLVEHLLRECDLVGKILEAEKNSSLSADSDKPTIPAEGRSAPRIGNIGHITRISNKIIQLGNNNSEIEAYLQENSEWTDWQTKILSKRNALENVYQWACGRPTALHDRNRDSDDDDYQDRDYDVAALANNLSQAFRYGLYSNDDLDEGQGSLERDDEDVYFDDESAEVVISSLRLGDDQESGSLFTNSNWFAFEDDRAGDRATGSLTSPSPNTLAADVADGGGEDNVIVGEDDDLVDAATSSPEPGTKPEDSEASVPNNTTEVGSSETDKPPEWVEWRETSDSGEPSDALPNGELQTISADAATSSPCNEETVDRHEAEMYSEKTAKPSEVSESGLENPSSDATTYDAAASAVGAKGTPEAAEASVGDKAVEEAN is encoded by the exons ATGTTCTGGCGTATGGCCGGCTTGTCCACCGCGTCTCCG GTGGAGACGATTTTGGACAAGGATAATTTCACATTGGAAGAGCTtcttgatgaagatgaaattatCCAAGAATGCAAAGCTCTTAATGGGCGCCTAATCAATTT CCTGCGAGAAAGAGTTCAGGTGGAGCAACTCATCCGATATATTGTTGAAGAAGCTCCCGAGGATGCTGAAAAGAGGCGAACATTTAA ATTTCCATTTATGGCATGTGAGATTTTCACTTGTGAAGTTGATATCATACTCAAAACATTGGTCGAGGATGAGGAG TTGATGAAATTGTTGTTCTCCTTTTTGGAACCAAATCATTCTCATAGCACACTCTTGGCTGGCTACTTTAGCAAG GTTGTTGTTTGCCTGTTGTTGCGTAAGGCAGTTCCTTTTCTGCATTACATTCAG GGCCATCAAGATATTGTCAAGAAGCTAGTTGACCTGATTGGAATTACGTCAATCATGGAG GTTTTGATACGTCTTGTTGGTGCTGATGAACATATGTATTCAAACTACATGGAAGCAATGCATTGGATACAAGAGACCGATGTGCTAGAAATGATTGTGGACAAGTTCAGCTCTTCA GATTCTCCTGAAGTGCATGCCAATGCAGCAGAGACGCTTTGTGCTATAACTCGGTTTGCTCCGCCTGGACTTTCTACTAAAATCTCCAGCCCAAG TTTCATAGGAAGATTGTTTCGGCATGCTTTGGAGGACTCCCGGCCAAAATCTGTTCTTGTTAACTCATTGTCAGTATGCATCTCTTTGTTAGACCCTAGGAGGCTTACTGTGGGAACATATCAAATGTATGGACGTCAAATGACTCATGGATCCACAGTTACTGCCAACCCTGAGACTGTTGTTGGCATGTTGGAGAGCCTAG GTAATTTGCTGAAGCTCTTAGATGTTTCATCAGTGGACAATACGTTGTTAACTACATATGGCAAGTTACAGCCACCTCTTGGAAAGCATCGGTTAAAG GTGGTAGAGTTCATTTCGGTATTACTTACAGTCGGTAGTGAAGCTGCCGAGAAGGAATTGGTTAGCCTCGGAGCAGTGCAAAGAATTTTAGACTTGTTTTTCAA GTACCCGTATAACAACTTTGTACATCACCACATAGAGAATATAATAGTGTCATGTTTGGAAAGCAAGAATGCTCCTCTTGTTGAGCATCTTCTCCGTGAATGCGATCTTGTTGGAAAAATTCTTGAAGCAGAAAAGAATTCTTCATTGTCAGCTGACTCGGACAAG CCAACTATACCTGCTGAGGGTAGATCTGCACCCAGGATAGGGAATATCGGGCATATAACACGTATATCCAATAAAATCATTCAGCTGGGGAATAACAACAGCGAGATTGAGGCGTATCTGCAG GAGAACAGTGAGTGGACTGATTGGCAGACGAAGATTTTGTCAAAGCGTAATGCATTGGAGAATGTCTATCAGTGGGCATGCGG GCGGCCAACAGCCTTGCATGATAGAAATAGggatagtgatgatgatgactacCAAGATAGAGATTATGACGTTGCAGCTCTTGCAAATAACTTGAGCCAGGCTTTTCGATATGGCCTTTACAGCAATGATGATTTAGATGAG GGCCAGGGCTCACTTGAACGAGATGATGAG GATGTCTACTTTGATGATGAATCCGCTGAAGTTGTCATTTCTTCACTGCGACTTGGAGATGACCAGGAAAG TGGTTCTCTGTTTACAAATTCCAACTGGTTTGCATTTGAGGACGACAGAGCCGGTGATCGTGCAACTGGGTCCCTTACCTCTCCATCACCTAATACCCTGGCGGCTGATGTTGCCGATGGTGGCGGCGAGGATAATGTCATTGTTGGTGAAGATGATGACTTGGTTGATGCTGCGACATCTTCTCCAGAACCAGGAACTAAACCAGAAGATTCAGAAGCTAGTGTGCCCAACAATACTACTGAAGTGGGTTCCAGTGAAACTGATAAGCCACCAGAGTGGGTTGAATGGAGGGAAACTTCAGATTCTGGGGAACCATCTGACGCTCTACCTAATGGTGAGCTTCAAACGATATCTGCAGATGCAGCGACTAGTTCTCCATGTAATGAGGAAACTGTTGATAGACATGAAGCTGAAATGTATTCTGAGAAAACTGCAAAACCTTCTGAGGTTTCAGAATCTGGTCTTGAGAATCCAAGTTCTGATGCAACAACTTATGACGCTGCAGCAAGCGCTGTTGGAGCAAAGGGCACTCCTGAAGCAGCAGAAGCCAGTGTAGGGGATAAAGCTGTCGAGGAAGCGAACTAA
- the LOC126787760 gene encoding DNA-damage-repair/toleration protein DRT111, chloroplastic codes for MLGGLYGDLPPPSSADEDNKPTNSTVWSSTTKMAPQTLRRPSSIFAPPQTILKSHSKPKLAPSKVAAAVVVHSDAGLQQPALVGVTSTVLEEYDPARPNDYEEYRRERKKKAMEAEVRRELDRRRIEEEEKERREREERERDRDLGEARLNISGEEAWRRRAAMSGGAAADPAAEARSPSPPSNADGFMIGKSESGGLGVGAGGQMTAAQRMMAKMGWKQGQGLGKQEQGITTPLMAKKTDRRAGVIVNASETKPEKKAKGVSLNGPPTRVLLLRNMVGPGQVDDELEDEVASECAKYGTVTRVLIFEITEPNFPVDEAVRIFVQFERPEETTKALVDLDGRYFGGRVVRASFYDEERFGNNELAPMPGEIPGFT; via the exons atgctTGGCGGGCTCTACGGCGACCTCCCTCCGCCGTCTTCGGCCGACGAAGACAACAAGCCCACCAACTCCACCGTCTGGTCCTCCACCACCAAAATGGCTCCCCAGACTCTCCGCCGTCCCTCTTCGATCTTCGCGCCACCGCAGACCATCCTCAAATCGCACTCCAAGCCCAAGCTGGCGCCGTCCAAAGTCGCCGCCGCGGTGGTGGTGCACAGCGACGCGGGCCTGCAGCAGCCGGCGCTGGTCGGCGTCACGTCGACGGTGCTGGAGGAGTACGATCCGGCGAGGCCGAACGACTACGAGGAGTACCGCCGGGAGCGGAAGAAGAAGGCGATGGAGGCCGAGGTGCGGCGGGAGCTCGATCGGCGAAGAatcgaggaggaggagaaggagaggagagagagggaggagagagaaagagatagGGATTTGGGAGAGGCAAGGCTGAACATTTCCGGCGAGGAAGCGTGGAGGAGGAGGGCGGCGATGAGCGGCGGCGCTGCGGCGGATCCGGCAGCAGAAGCGAGGTCGCCGTCCCCGCCGAGCAATGCGGATGGTTTTATGATAGGGAAGTCGGAGAGTGGAGGATTGGGGGTGGGAGCAGGAGGGCAGATGACGGCGGCGCAGAGAATGATGGCGAAAATGGGGTGGAAGCAGGGGCAGGGGCTTGGGAAGCAGGAGCAGGGGATCACTACTCCATTGATGGCTAAGAAGACGGATAGGCGAGCAGGGGTGATTGTGAATGCTAGTGAAACTAAGCCGGAGAAGAAGGCCAAAGGTGTCAGTCTCAATGGGCCGCCGACGAGGGTGCTGCTGCTCAGAAACATG GTGGGACCCGGTCAGGTGGATGATGAGTTAGAAGATGAAGTAGCATCAGAGTGTGCAAAGTATGGTACGGTGACCCGGGTGCTCATATTTGAGATAACGGAGCCAAATTTCCCAGTTGATGAAGCGGTAAGGATCTTTGTGCAGTTCGAGAGACCTGAAGAAACGACCAAAGCATTGGTTGACCTTGATGGTCGATACTTTGGTGGTAGAGTGGTCCGTGCCTCATTCTATGACGAGGAAAGGTTCGGTAACAATGAATTGGCTCCAATGCCAGGAGAAATACCTGGTTTCACTTGA
- the LOC126786112 gene encoding 30-kDa cleavage and polyadenylation specificity factor 30, whose amino-acid sequence MEDPDGLSFDFEGGLDSTAVAGPTHTGPASNAPIQSDSFVTQPNHQAAAPPQQDQNVNPSGRKSFRQTVCRHWLRSLCMKGEACGFLHQYDKSRMPVCRFFRMYGECREQDCVYKHTNEDIKECNMYKLGFCPNGSDCRYRHAKLPGPPPPVEEVLQKIQHLNSYNYNNSNKFFQQRNGGFPQQADRSQPTQVTNSFNQVVIRPSAAESGNVQQPQQFQQNQQQVGQTQAQSIPNGLAGQANKAALPLPQGLSRYFIVKSCNRENLELSVQQGVWATQRSNESKLNEAFDSAENVILIFSVNRTRHFQGCAKMMSRIGGSVSGGNWKYAHGTAHYGRNFSVKWFKLCELSFHKTRHLKNPYNENLPVKISRDCQELEPSIGEQLASLLYLEPDSELMAISITAESKREEEKAKGVNPENGGENPDIVPFEDNEEEEEEESDDEEDYPVSGGANDNRGRGRGIWPPHMPLGGRGGRPMPGMPGFPPGMMGPDAMPYGPVTPDGFMMPSPFGMGGPRGFNPYGPRFSGDFGGPNSGMMFRGRPTQPGGMFPPGPYGMMMGPGRGPFMGGMGVGGTNPARGGRPGGMPPMFNPHPAPSSQNNNRLQKRDPRGPGNERYSAGSGHGKEMQAGGPDDENHYQQSSKSYQDDYGAGNNGRNDDSESEDEAPRRSRHGEGKKKRRDSEGDATSEH is encoded by the exons ATGGAGGACCCCGACGGACTCAGCTTCGACTTCGAGGGCGGCCTCGACTCCACCGCCGTCGCCGGACCCACCCACACCGGCCCGGCCTCCAACGCCCCGATCCAGTCCGACTCATTCGTCACCCAACCCAACCACCAGGCCGCCGCGCCGCCTCAGCAAGACCAGAACGTCAACCCGTCGGGGCGGAAGAGCTTCCGGCAGACGGTGTGCCGTCACTGGCTCCGGAGTCTGTGCATGAAGGGCGAGGCGTGCGGGTTTCTTCATCAATACGACAAGTCGCGGATGCCGGTGTGCCGGTTCTTCCGTATGTACGGCGAGTGTAGGGAGCAGGATTGCGTGTATAAGCATACCAATGAGGACATCAAGGAGTGTAACAT GTACAAGTTAGGGTTTTGTCCAAATGGTTCTGATTGTCGATATAGGCATGCAAAGCTTCCTGGACCTCCACCCCCTGTGGAAGAAGTCCTTCAGAAGATTCAGCATCTCAATTCGTACAATTACAACAATTCTAATAAGTTTTTCCAACAACGGAATGGTGGTTTTCCCCAACAAGCTGATAGATCTCAGCCCACACAAGTGACCAACTCGTTCAATCAAGTGGTCATAAGGCCTTCAGCAGCAGAGTCTGGTAATGTGCAGCAGCCGCAACAATTTCAGCAAAACCAACAACAGGTGGGCCAGACTCAGGCACAAAGTATTCCCAATGGCCTGGCTGGTCAGGCAAATAAAGCCGCACTGCCCTTGCCTCAAGGATTATCTAG GTATTTTATTGTTAAGAGTTGCAACCGTGAAAATTTGGAATTGTCCGTACAACAAGGAGTTTGGGCAACTCAAAGGAGCAATGAATCCAAACTTAATGAAGCTTTCGACTCTGcagaaaatgtcattttaattttctcaGTCAACCGGACTCGACATTTTCAG GGTTGTGCAAAGATGATGTCCAGAATCGGTGGGTCTGTTAGTGGAGGGAACTGGAAATATGCACATGGAACTGCACATTACGGGCGTAATTTTTCTGTCAAATGGTTTAAG CTATGTGAACTGTCCTTTCACAAAACTCGTCACTTGAAGAATCCATACAATGAGAACTTACCAGTGAAG ATAAGTAGAGATTGCCAAGAGCTAGAGCCCTCCATTGGTGAGCAGTTGGCATCCTTGCTTTATCTTGAGCCAGATAGTGAACTAATG GCAATCTCCATTACAGCAGAGTCAAaacgagaagaagaaaaggcaaAGGGAGTCAATCCAGAGAATGGTGGTGAGAACCCAGATATTGTCCCATTTGAGGAcaatgaagaagaggaagaggaagaaagtgACGACGAGGAAGACTACCCAGTTTCTGGTGGAGCAAATGACAACAGAGGAAGAGGCAGAGGCATTTGGCCCCCTCATATGCCACTAGGAGGGAGAGGTGGAAGACCTATGCCTGGGATGCCGGGTTTTCCCCCTGGAATGATGGGTCCTGATGCAATGCCGTATGGACCAGTTACACCTGATGGGTTCATGATGCCAAGTCCTTTTGGTATGGGCGGCCCTCGGGGTTTCAACCCATATGGTCCTAGGTTTTCCGGTGATTTTGGTGGGCCCAATTCTGGCATGATGTTCCGTGGGCGGCCAACACAACCTGGTGGTATGTTTCCACCTGGGCCTTATGGGATGATGATGGGTCCTGGACGTGGACCATTTATGGGAGGCATGGGGGTTGGAGGTACAAATCCAGCCCGAGGTGGTCGTCCAGGTGGTATGCCGCCGATGTTTAACCCACACCCAGCACCATCATCTCAAAACAATAACCGGTTGCAGAAGAGAGATCCAAGGGGGCCTGGCAATGAGAGGTATAGTGCAGGATCAGGCCATGGAAAAGAGATGCAGGCTGGTGGACCAGATGATGAGAACCATTATCAGCAATCATCAAAATCGTACCAGGACGATTATGGTGCTGGGAACAATGGTAGGAATGATGACAGTGAAAGTGAAGATGAGGCACCAAGGAGGTCAAGGCATGGAGAGGGAAAGAAGAAACGGCGAGACTCGGAAGGAGATGCTACCTCTGAGCACTAG
- the LOC126786888 gene encoding BES1/BZR1 homolog protein 1-like — MALSHPFDSHQLQPINFCLKAHTFHSHFPSLFELQETEQRAPVAVGKMAGTSGRSESEKEKTKVRERQRRAITTKIFHGLRKHGGYKLSPRADINEVLRHLANEAGWLVEPDGTTCRSNVVNCCPACGISKTGTATAIATPTPSSSVVMGGGECSTTASPLRLAEFNSSGSVMRSICPLPYMSEGDLHHQQEARASNNTTPVASPRS, encoded by the exons CTGTCTGAAAGCTCACACTTTTCATTCCCACTTCCCTTCATTATTTGAGCTTCAAGAGACTGAGCAGAGAGCACCAGTAGCAGTGGGGAAAATGGCGGGAACCAGTGGGAGGAGCGAgagtgagaaagagaagacaAAGGTAAGGGAGAGGCAGAGAAGGGCCATCACCACTAAAATCTTTCACGGTCTGCGCAAACACGGTGGCTACAAACTCTCTCCTCGGGCCGACATCAATGAGGTCCTCCGCCATCTCGCTAACGAGGCCGGCTGGCTTGTTGAACCTGATGGCACCACCTGTCGTTCCAAT GTGGTGAATTGCTGTCCAGCTTGTGGGATCTCCAAAACAGGCACTGCCACAGCAATAGCAACGCCAACACCGAGCAGCAGTGTGGTCATGGGCGGCGGTGAATGCTCGACAACAGCTTCGCCACTTCGACTGGCTGAATTTAACAGCAGTGGCAGTGTTATGCGCTCAATCTGCCCATTGCCCTACATGTCCGAAGGTGACCTACACCACCAGCAGGAGGCCAGGGCATCCAACAACACCACACCTGTTGCCTCACCTCGCTCTTAG